One window of the Microvirga mediterraneensis genome contains the following:
- a CDS encoding heparinase II/III family protein: MQLFSHPVGTRFRQYAWYFQRIRSMEPAEIVYRGAQQAKRARWRLDQAGWDKFDRPDGTLRPLANVARALSGPMPPGLLEAIRVSVLQVEAGQLDLLGTAWPPALVSSLSEDLWLVDPVTGNPWPGAQTYCFDIEYRHSDRFADVKFVWEINRLQFLQAAAALHVAEPSPARKDWIMRAISSWIRANPPFRGVNWASGIEIALRLVSISVVVSGLSEYLGAEDRRTLRSFIAAHTFWLRQHPSLYSSANNHRVAEGLGLVIGALLAPDLEHAASDLAEGRKVLEWALRTQFHPDGIGVEQSPTYSSFTLEMIAYGLLALVNSPTAQPLPKDALSKAGFALRAFLDDDGQAPNIGDNDEGRVIVGPITREPRYVASVAGAVAGLVENPDIAPPTSDLQLRSLVFGGIGYDRGRPPGAVQFPQGGYSIFHGEIAGHRTHLTFDHGPLGLAPLAAHGHADALALWLTIEGIPVFVDAGTYLYHAGRERRDYFRSSEAHNTLRVAGENQSTPAGAFNWRNKASCRLMDTRMDGSFMVRARHDGYLKAFGLMHERTVEIQDGGIFVTDCLIGAEKETEIDISFLVNPALRVVMDDERILILKGSSPVASVLPPSVPGADFDPSLVRAPYSACFGHFGETTCIQIRGQVRTGIAFTTRISVAP; the protein is encoded by the coding sequence TTGCAGCTCTTTTCTCATCCTGTCGGCACCAGATTCAGGCAATATGCCTGGTACTTCCAGCGTATCCGCTCTATGGAGCCGGCGGAAATCGTCTATCGCGGCGCCCAACAGGCGAAGCGGGCGAGATGGCGGCTCGATCAGGCCGGATGGGACAAGTTCGACCGGCCCGACGGGACGCTGAGGCCTCTCGCCAATGTTGCCCGCGCGTTGTCCGGCCCCATGCCCCCGGGTCTGCTGGAGGCGATCAGGGTCTCCGTGCTTCAAGTCGAGGCCGGACAGCTCGATCTCCTCGGCACGGCTTGGCCGCCCGCCTTGGTGTCCAGCCTGTCGGAGGACCTGTGGCTCGTCGATCCGGTGACCGGAAATCCCTGGCCGGGAGCGCAGACCTACTGCTTCGACATCGAATATCGTCACAGCGACCGGTTCGCCGACGTCAAGTTCGTCTGGGAAATCAACCGGCTCCAGTTCCTGCAGGCCGCAGCAGCCCTGCATGTCGCGGAACCGTCTCCGGCGCGCAAGGACTGGATCATGCGGGCCATCTCGTCCTGGATTAGGGCCAATCCGCCCTTTCGTGGCGTCAACTGGGCGTCGGGAATCGAGATCGCGCTGCGCCTCGTCTCCATCTCGGTGGTGGTTAGCGGCCTTTCGGAATATCTAGGCGCAGAAGATCGCCGGACGCTGAGGTCCTTCATAGCGGCCCACACCTTCTGGCTGCGCCAGCACCCTTCGCTCTACTCTTCCGCCAATAATCATCGTGTCGCGGAGGGTTTGGGCCTCGTGATCGGGGCCCTGCTCGCGCCTGACCTGGAGCACGCCGCGTCCGATCTGGCCGAGGGCCGGAAAGTCCTCGAATGGGCGCTACGGACCCAGTTCCACCCCGATGGCATCGGCGTCGAGCAATCCCCCACCTATTCGAGCTTCACGCTCGAAATGATCGCCTATGGCCTGCTTGCGCTCGTGAACTCACCGACAGCGCAGCCTCTGCCGAAGGACGCGCTTTCGAAGGCCGGCTTTGCCCTCAGGGCCTTCCTGGACGATGACGGCCAAGCCCCGAACATCGGCGACAACGACGAGGGGCGTGTGATCGTCGGGCCGATCACGCGGGAGCCGCGATATGTCGCCTCGGTCGCGGGCGCCGTTGCCGGACTGGTCGAGAATCCTGACATCGCCCCGCCCACGTCGGACCTTCAGCTCCGCAGCCTGGTGTTCGGCGGAATCGGCTATGACCGGGGCCGCCCGCCCGGAGCGGTGCAGTTTCCTCAAGGCGGCTATTCCATCTTCCATGGCGAGATCGCTGGGCATCGGACGCATCTCACGTTCGATCACGGCCCACTCGGTCTTGCCCCCCTGGCCGCCCATGGCCATGCCGATGCGCTCGCGCTCTGGCTGACGATCGAGGGCATTCCGGTCTTCGTCGATGCCGGCACCTACCTGTATCATGCAGGCCGCGAACGCCGGGACTATTTCAGGTCGAGCGAGGCCCACAACACGCTCCGCGTCGCCGGAGAGAACCAGAGTACTCCAGCGGGAGCGTTCAACTGGCGGAACAAGGCTTCCTGTCGCCTGATGGACACGAGGATGGATGGGTCGTTCATGGTCCGTGCCCGCCACGACGGCTACCTCAAGGCCTTCGGCCTCATGCACGAGAGGACGGTCGAGATCCAGGATGGCGGCATCTTCGTGACCGACTGCCTGATCGGCGCCGAAAAGGAGACGGAGATCGACATCTCGTTTCTCGTGAACCCCGCCTTGCGCGTGGTCATGGACGACGAGCGGATCCTGATCCTCAAGGGCTCGTCGCCGGTTGCATCCGTGCTTCCCCCCTCTGTCCCGGGGGCAGATTTCGATCCGTCGCTTGTCCGGGCCCCCTATTCGGCCTGCTTTGGCCATTTCGGCGAAACGACCTGCATTCAGATCCGCGGCCAGGTCAGAACCGGCATCGCCTTCACGACGAGGATTTCCGTCGCTCCGTAA
- the wecC gene encoding UDP-N-acetyl-D-mannosamine dehydrogenase, with amino-acid sequence MSTICVVGLGYIGLPTAAMLASRGFDVIGYDVNERAVESINAGKPHFYEPDLQMLLSAAVSTGRLRAYTRPSEADYFIIAVPTPFRDGKKPDLSYVEAACDAIAPYLQAGSTIILESTSPVGTTEMVASRLADARPDLIFPRYKEASDAQIAVAHCPERILPGQMLRELVSNDRIIGGITENCSQRACALYESFVTGRIFTTDARTAEFVKLIENAYRDVNIAFANELSMICDRIGVDVWRAIELANKHPRVSILQPGTGVGGHCIAVDPWFIVDAAPDDARLIKTAREVNERKPDYVFQRVISLADRFKNPVVSCYGITYKPDVDDLRESPSLEIVRRLIQHGGIRVLVCDPLVKHLPSELTSHGDLHLVDADTARQEADIVAFLVGHKPFKRLEFNRYLHKVVVDAAGLMSKPADLPGVSAR; translated from the coding sequence ATGAGCACCATTTGCGTCGTCGGTTTAGGTTACATCGGTCTTCCAACAGCGGCAATGCTTGCAAGCCGCGGCTTTGATGTCATCGGCTATGACGTCAACGAGCGTGCCGTGGAATCCATCAATGCCGGGAAACCGCATTTCTACGAGCCCGATCTTCAAATGCTTCTGTCGGCCGCGGTCAGTACGGGGCGTTTAAGAGCTTATACGCGCCCCTCGGAGGCCGACTATTTCATCATTGCCGTCCCGACACCTTTCCGGGACGGCAAGAAGCCGGACTTGTCCTATGTGGAAGCGGCCTGTGACGCTATAGCGCCGTACCTGCAGGCCGGATCGACAATCATTCTGGAATCGACCTCGCCCGTGGGAACCACCGAGATGGTGGCATCGCGACTTGCGGATGCAAGGCCCGATCTCATCTTTCCTCGCTACAAGGAGGCAAGCGACGCTCAGATCGCAGTGGCTCACTGCCCCGAGCGAATCCTACCAGGGCAGATGCTGCGCGAGCTGGTGTCCAACGACCGCATTATCGGCGGAATTACGGAAAACTGCTCCCAGCGGGCATGTGCGCTCTATGAGAGCTTCGTGACCGGACGCATCTTCACGACCGACGCGCGCACGGCGGAGTTTGTGAAACTCATCGAGAATGCCTACCGCGACGTGAATATTGCCTTCGCCAACGAACTGTCCATGATCTGCGACCGGATCGGCGTCGATGTATGGCGTGCAATCGAGCTTGCCAACAAGCACCCGCGGGTCTCGATTCTTCAACCTGGTACCGGCGTCGGCGGGCATTGCATCGCGGTCGATCCCTGGTTCATTGTGGATGCGGCGCCGGACGACGCGCGCCTTATCAAGACAGCGCGCGAAGTGAACGAGAGGAAACCCGATTATGTCTTCCAAAGAGTCATTTCTTTGGCAGATCGATTCAAGAATCCCGTCGTCTCCTGCTACGGCATCACATACAAGCCTGACGTGGACGACCTGCGGGAAAGTCCCTCCCTCGAGATTGTCCGGCGCCTCATCCAGCATGGCGGCATTCGTGTGCTGGTCTGCGATCCGCTCGTCAAGCATCTCCCATCCGAACTCACGAGCCATGGCGATCTTCATCTTGTCGATGCCGACACGGCGAGGCAGGAGGCCGACATCGTGGCATTTCTCGTGGGACACAAACCTTTCAAGCGTCTCGAGTTCAACAGGTACCTGCACAAGGTCGTTGTCGATGCCGCGGGACTGATGTCCAAACCTGCCGATTTACCAGGTGTTTCCGCACGATAG
- a CDS encoding calcium-binding protein, translating into MSKYIGTARNDYLKGTSSIDWILGRSGNDKLWGLGKNDLLDGGTGNDKLYGGDGNDRLYGGSGKDYLSGGNGDDRLFGDSGNDKLYGNNGNDKLYGGNDHDYLSGGNGNDLLSGQSGNDRLYGDNGHDRLDGGIGNDRLYGGSGNDLLYGQDGDDYLDGGTGDDTIVGGNGEDYIIGGEGNDLLTGGAGRDSFVFNTTPHAGNIDTIVDFEANDTINLDRGPFFNLTPGILNPDAFRIGTAALDADDRIIYDKATGSLYFDADGSGAAAAVKFAHVTPNIDLAPINFFVV; encoded by the coding sequence ATGAGTAAGTACATCGGCACGGCGCGCAATGATTACTTGAAGGGCACAAGCAGCATCGATTGGATTCTGGGGCGCTCCGGCAACGATAAGCTCTGGGGTCTTGGCAAGAACGATCTTCTGGATGGCGGGACGGGAAACGACAAGCTCTATGGCGGCGACGGCAACGATCGGCTTTACGGCGGGAGCGGCAAGGACTATCTGAGCGGCGGCAACGGCGATGACCGTTTGTTCGGCGATTCCGGCAACGACAAGCTTTACGGCAACAACGGCAACGATAAGCTCTATGGCGGCAATGACCATGATTACCTGAGCGGCGGCAACGGCAACGATTTGCTTTCCGGTCAGAGCGGCAACGACCGGCTCTATGGTGACAACGGCCATGACAGGCTGGACGGTGGAATCGGGAACGACCGTCTTTACGGCGGGAGCGGGAATGATCTGCTCTATGGCCAGGATGGCGATGATTATCTCGACGGCGGAACTGGGGACGACACCATTGTCGGCGGCAACGGCGAGGATTACATCATCGGCGGCGAAGGAAACGATCTCCTTACCGGTGGCGCGGGCCGCGATTCCTTCGTGTTCAACACGACGCCGCATGCGGGCAACATTGACACGATCGTCGATTTCGAGGCGAACGATACGATCAATCTGGACCGCGGCCCCTTCTTCAACCTTACACCTGGAATTCTCAACCCCGACGCGTTCAGGATCGGAACGGCTGCGCTCGATGCGGATGACAGGATCATCTACGACAAAGCCACGGGCTCGCTCTACTTCGATGCCGATGGATCCGGCGCGGCAGCCGCCGTCAAGTTCGCGCATGTGACGCCCAACATCGATCTCGCGCCGATTAACTTCTTCGTCGTCTGA
- the rimO gene encoding 30S ribosomal protein S12 methylthiotransferase RimO, which yields MNAPAPKVSFVSLGCPKALVDSERIITQLRAQGYQLTKEHDGADVVIVNTCGFLDSAKAESLEAIGEAMAENGKVIVTGCMGAEPEQIRDQFPNVLAITGPQAYESVVSAVHQAVPPAHDPFVDLVPPQGVKLTPRHYAYLKISEGCNNRCSFCIIPKLRGDLVSRPIADVLREAEKLAKAGVKELLVISQDTSAYGLDIKYQPSLWKDREVRTRFFELARELGDLGMWVRMHYVYPYPHVDEVIPLMAEGKILPYLDIPFQHASPRVLKAMRRPGNQEKTLERIHKWREICPDLAIRSTFIVGFPGETDEDVDVLMQWLKEARIDRAGCFQYEPVQGAPANDIDGAVPPEVKEERWHRFMQTQQKVSAKILKSKVGRTLPVIIDDQGATVATGRTKYDAPEIDGVVYVASKTPLKPGEIVNVKIESSDEYDLHGTVV from the coding sequence ATGAATGCTCCCGCGCCGAAAGTCTCGTTCGTGTCCCTGGGCTGCCCGAAGGCCCTGGTGGATTCCGAGCGCATCATCACCCAGCTTCGCGCCCAGGGTTACCAGCTGACCAAGGAGCATGATGGGGCCGACGTGGTGATCGTCAACACCTGCGGCTTCCTCGACAGCGCCAAGGCCGAGTCCCTGGAGGCCATCGGCGAGGCCATGGCCGAGAACGGCAAGGTCATCGTCACCGGCTGCATGGGCGCCGAGCCCGAGCAGATCCGCGACCAGTTCCCGAACGTCCTGGCGATCACAGGTCCCCAGGCCTACGAATCCGTGGTCTCGGCCGTGCATCAGGCCGTGCCGCCGGCCCACGACCCGTTCGTCGATCTCGTCCCGCCCCAGGGCGTGAAGCTGACGCCGCGCCACTACGCCTACCTGAAAATTTCGGAGGGCTGCAACAACCGCTGCTCCTTCTGCATCATCCCGAAACTGCGCGGCGACTTGGTCAGCCGCCCCATCGCCGACGTGCTGCGGGAGGCTGAAAAGCTCGCCAAGGCGGGCGTCAAGGAACTCCTGGTCATTTCGCAGGACACCAGCGCCTACGGCCTCGACATCAAGTATCAGCCCAGCCTGTGGAAGGACCGCGAGGTCCGCACGCGCTTCTTCGAACTCGCCAGGGAACTCGGCGATCTCGGCATGTGGGTGCGCATGCACTACGTCTACCCCTACCCGCATGTGGACGAGGTCATCCCGCTGATGGCAGAGGGCAAGATCCTTCCCTATCTGGACATTCCCTTCCAGCACGCCTCGCCGCGCGTCCTGAAAGCCATGCGCCGTCCCGGCAACCAGGAGAAGACCCTGGAGCGCATCCACAAATGGCGCGAGATCTGCCCCGATCTCGCCATTCGCTCGACCTTCATCGTCGGCTTCCCGGGCGAGACGGACGAGGATGTGGACGTCCTGATGCAGTGGCTGAAGGAGGCCAGGATCGACCGCGCCGGCTGCTTCCAGTACGAGCCGGTCCAGGGCGCGCCCGCCAACGACATCGACGGCGCTGTCCCGCCCGAGGTGAAGGAAGAGCGCTGGCACCGCTTCATGCAGACCCAGCAGAAGGTCAGCGCCAAGATCCTCAAGAGCAAGGTCGGCAGGACCCTGCCGGTCATCATCGACGACCAGGGCGCCACGGTCGCGACCGGCCGCACCAAGTACGACGCCCCCGAGATCGACGGCGTCGTCTATGTGGCCTCCAAGACGCCGCTGAAGCCGGGCGAGATCGTCAACGTGAAGATCGAAAGCTCGGACGAGTACGACCTGCACGGGACGGTGGTTTAA
- a CDS encoding BMP family ABC transporter substrate-binding protein, which produces MFSGKVFGAVAGAAILALSATGALAQAKDKIKVGFIYVGPVGDFGWSHQHDQGRQAIEKAFPGKVTTTFVESVPEADSERAIEQLARTGHDLIFTTSFGFMEPTLKVAKKYPNIKFEHATGFKRAPNLSTYAAKFHEGRYITGVIAGKMTKTNTIGYVGAFPIPEVIAGINAYYLGAKSVNPDVKIKIVFANTWFDPAKEGDAAKALLDQGVDILAQHTDSPAPIQAAEARGKFGFGQASDMERFAPKAQLTAITDNWDDYYVARAKAVLDGTWKSQDTWGGIDAHMVVMTPYKNMPDDVKKMAEETEAAIKTHKLNPFKCPVIGQDGKEIECKGNGALSDEQVLGMNFYVKGIEDKIPQ; this is translated from the coding sequence ATGTTTTCAGGGAAAGTCTTCGGAGCCGTTGCGGGGGCAGCGATCCTGGCGCTGTCCGCGACCGGCGCACTCGCGCAGGCCAAGGACAAGATCAAGGTCGGCTTCATCTATGTGGGCCCCGTGGGTGACTTCGGCTGGAGCCACCAGCACGACCAGGGGCGCCAGGCCATCGAGAAGGCCTTCCCGGGCAAGGTGACCACCACCTTCGTGGAGAGCGTGCCGGAGGCCGATTCCGAGCGCGCCATCGAGCAGCTCGCCCGCACCGGCCACGACCTGATCTTCACGACCTCCTTCGGCTTCATGGAGCCGACCCTGAAGGTCGCCAAGAAGTACCCGAACATCAAGTTCGAGCACGCCACCGGCTTCAAGCGCGCCCCGAACCTCTCGACCTATGCGGCGAAGTTCCACGAAGGCCGCTACATCACCGGCGTGATCGCCGGGAAGATGACCAAGACCAACACCATCGGCTATGTGGGCGCCTTCCCGATTCCGGAAGTGATCGCGGGCATAAACGCCTATTATCTCGGCGCCAAGTCCGTGAACCCGGACGTCAAGATCAAGATCGTGTTCGCCAACACCTGGTTCGATCCGGCGAAGGAAGGCGATGCCGCCAAGGCGCTGCTCGACCAGGGCGTGGACATCCTGGCTCAGCACACGGATAGCCCGGCGCCGATCCAGGCGGCCGAGGCCCGGGGCAAGTTCGGCTTCGGCCAAGCCTCCGACATGGAGCGCTTCGCTCCGAAGGCGCAGCTCACCGCCATCACCGACAATTGGGACGACTACTACGTCGCGCGCGCCAAGGCGGTTCTCGACGGCACCTGGAAGTCCCAGGACACCTGGGGCGGCATCGATGCCCACATGGTCGTGATGACGCCCTACAAGAACATGCCCGACGACGTGAAGAAGATGGCCGAGGAGACCGAGGCCGCGATCAAGACGCACAAGCTCAACCCCTTCAAGTGCCCGGTCATCGGCCAGGACGGCAAGGAGATCGAGTGCAAGGGCAACGGCGCCCTGTCCGACGAGCAGGTGCTCGGCATGAACTTCTACGTGAAGGGCATCGAGGACAAGATCCCGCAATAA
- a CDS encoding glycosyltransferase has protein sequence MNVSVIIKALNEETNIARAIESSLEAVKIVGGEVILADSLSSDRTVEIASAYPIKIVQLTDAADRCCGAAPQLGFQYCSGEFIYLLDGDMAIDLSFLPAALKALQDDKGLAGVGGIVQDMNLDSLEFASRAARAKADLKPGEVDRLDGGGLYRRSALESVSYFTDRNLHAFEEFELATRLREKGWRLSRIDRLAVEHYGYEIGAYQLLWRRVTGGYALGSGELLRAMIGRSSFLETVRKIRTLWTSAVVIAWLASLILVWVAVDGMLQRAVISGLLFVAPFALMSLRRLSVSLGVYAVTAWIVLTFTAIRGLLRRRVDPRAWIPSRIVHDSTRSTSSESIGRISA, from the coding sequence GTGAACGTCAGTGTCATCATAAAGGCCCTGAACGAAGAGACGAACATTGCGCGCGCGATCGAAAGCAGTCTGGAAGCGGTCAAGATCGTCGGGGGCGAGGTCATCCTCGCAGACAGCCTGTCGAGTGACAGGACCGTGGAGATCGCATCGGCCTATCCGATAAAGATCGTTCAGTTGACCGATGCCGCAGATCGCTGCTGCGGCGCCGCACCCCAACTCGGCTTCCAGTATTGTTCGGGGGAGTTCATCTATCTGCTCGACGGCGACATGGCCATCGACCTCTCCTTCCTGCCGGCAGCCCTGAAAGCCCTTCAGGACGATAAGGGACTGGCGGGTGTCGGAGGCATCGTCCAGGACATGAATCTCGACAGCCTTGAATTTGCCTCGAGAGCCGCCCGGGCGAAGGCCGACTTGAAGCCCGGGGAGGTCGATCGCCTGGACGGGGGAGGGCTGTACCGACGCTCGGCCCTCGAGAGCGTATCCTACTTCACGGACCGCAACCTTCATGCTTTCGAGGAGTTCGAGCTTGCGACCCGGTTGCGCGAGAAAGGATGGCGGCTGTCTCGGATCGACAGGCTGGCTGTCGAACATTACGGCTATGAGATCGGCGCCTATCAGCTCCTCTGGCGCCGGGTCACGGGCGGGTATGCCTTAGGCTCGGGGGAGTTGTTGCGGGCCATGATCGGGCGCTCCTCGTTCCTTGAAACGGTACGCAAGATCAGGACGCTTTGGACCTCGGCGGTGGTCATCGCATGGCTGGCTTCGCTCATCCTGGTCTGGGTCGCCGTGGACGGCATGCTGCAGAGGGCCGTCATCTCAGGGCTTCTGTTCGTAGCTCCTTTCGCTTTGATGTCTCTGCGCAGGCTCTCCGTTTCCCTTGGGGTCTATGCGGTTACGGCATGGATCGTCCTGACGTTCACCGCCATTCGCGGTCTGCTGCGTCGGCGCGTCGATCCTCGCGCATGGATTCCCAGCCGCATCGTCCATGACTCTACTCGGTCCACGAGTTCCGAAAGCATCGGCCGGATCAGCGCTTGA
- a CDS encoding methyltransferase domain-containing protein, with protein MNQALHADRKNRPVWSRSRVIEGYRRMDKLQPPEAAILSILEPEIAGKRILDIGVGGGRTTRYLTGLSRDYIGIDYSPRMIQRCRQIYPNVRFKECDARDLSAFPSASFDFVMFSFNGIDYVDHAGRLKILAEIRRVLADDGVFVFSSHNRDTRVRRSWELSHFVGTHPVITPLRFTKRAILYSLGIMNSLKNTRNEEQNETYALMNDECHEYSLMTYYISVPKQIEQVEEAGFKVTHVYGLDGQQADYRSSTSLDPWIYYLCRASNTHLGA; from the coding sequence GTGAATCAGGCGTTGCATGCGGACAGGAAGAACCGCCCGGTCTGGAGTAGAAGCCGTGTTATCGAGGGCTACAGGCGGATGGACAAGCTGCAGCCTCCAGAGGCTGCGATCCTGTCGATCCTGGAACCGGAGATTGCCGGCAAGAGAATTCTCGACATCGGCGTCGGAGGCGGAAGGACCACTCGTTATCTCACGGGCTTGAGCAGGGACTATATCGGCATCGACTACTCGCCGCGGATGATCCAACGCTGTCGCCAGATTTATCCGAACGTCCGATTCAAGGAATGCGATGCGCGCGACCTCTCTGCATTCCCGTCCGCTTCATTCGACTTCGTCATGTTCAGCTTCAATGGCATCGATTACGTCGATCATGCCGGCCGGCTGAAGATTCTTGCTGAGATCAGACGCGTTCTCGCCGATGACGGCGTCTTCGTGTTCTCATCCCATAATCGGGATACGAGGGTCCGAAGATCTTGGGAACTATCCCACTTCGTCGGCACGCACCCGGTCATCACGCCGTTGCGCTTTACCAAGAGAGCCATCCTCTACAGCCTGGGGATCATGAACAGTTTGAAGAACACCAGGAATGAGGAGCAGAACGAGACATATGCCCTGATGAACGATGAATGCCACGAGTACTCGCTGATGACCTACTACATCTCCGTTCCGAAGCAGATCGAGCAGGTGGAAGAAGCTGGATTTAAGGTAACCCATGTCTATGGCCTCGATGGACAGCAAGCAGATTATCGGTCTTCAACATCGTTAGATCCATGGATTTACTACCTCTGCCGCGCCTCAAATACCCATTTGGGGGCATGA
- the pncA gene encoding bifunctional nicotinamidase/pyrazinamidase translates to MTERATIKAGEHDVLIVVDVQLDFLPGGALAVPEGDAVIAPINRLAKLFRHVVLTQDWHPEGHASFASSHPEKQPFEVTELHYGPQVLWPNHCVQGTPGAEISPDLDIPHAQLVIRKGYNARIDSYSGFKEADRRTSTGLAGYLKERGFSRVFCVGLALDFCVAWTALDAVEAGFDTYLIEDASRAIDTDGSLARARRDMEAAGVHVIRSEQILGAR, encoded by the coding sequence ATGACCGAACGGGCGACGATCAAAGCGGGTGAGCACGACGTCCTCATCGTCGTGGACGTGCAGCTCGACTTCCTGCCCGGCGGGGCGCTCGCCGTGCCGGAGGGCGATGCCGTGATCGCGCCGATCAACCGGCTCGCGAAGCTGTTTCGCCATGTGGTGCTGACGCAGGACTGGCACCCGGAAGGGCACGCTTCCTTCGCGTCGAGCCATCCGGAGAAGCAGCCATTCGAGGTCACCGAGCTGCATTACGGCCCGCAGGTGCTCTGGCCCAATCATTGCGTGCAGGGAACGCCAGGCGCCGAGATTTCCCCTGACCTCGACATCCCGCATGCCCAACTCGTCATCCGCAAGGGCTACAATGCCCGGATCGACAGCTACTCGGGCTTCAAGGAGGCGGACCGGCGGACCTCGACCGGGCTCGCTGGCTACCTGAAGGAGCGGGGCTTCAGCCGGGTCTTCTGCGTTGGGCTCGCCCTGGATTTCTGTGTGGCCTGGACGGCCCTCGACGCCGTGGAGGCCGGGTTCGACACCTACCTGATCGAGGACGCATCGCGGGCCATCGACACGGACGGATCACTCGCCAGGGCCCGGCGTGACATGGAGGCGGCGGGCGTTCATGTAATCAGGAGCGAGCAGATCCTGGGTGCTCGATAA
- a CDS encoding oligosaccharide flippase family protein, producing the protein MAPGARLVKDLTAAAVVRLGVLLLGLTFQILVAKAMQPAEYAVFSVALAGSVLFVSVASLGISRAISRFMPELVASGNRRIMADAAIRYVLYRFASLVSVSVLLLAILGAYPLIEDVLQGHNKYVVVLWFATIMLQTDAEALSQGLMEYNLWSAVSLGEMMLRIGLTTGLFLADRLEAETLILCWLVSSGISVIAIISLVVLRRDSYCRAKPSVQEVHSKSSLNPDVQRSFALGVYISSSGWLATSPSAVRLAGAAALPVVPPAAISFVHGIISSAQRALPIHLLAIAIEPVLITKSRVDGKMAESQKILGLLTKAETVLVLFGIVFIAPISSVILGVVARHEFAEYGYIIPVIMAQALGTSYYRVLEIVAGIKLKHQVFALITPISIACLVLVFFTTPQLGLVAALLWPSVDVVVRLAILRHMLDLRGAQRALDFRRLVPLYAAAMAILLVSYLTASSLELEGGGRFLLSLLSSVGFIVLLFILRPVRQAEYRLAMTAFPKLGPYMFKMLRYVTR; encoded by the coding sequence ATGGCGCCTGGAGCAAGACTGGTCAAGGATCTGACCGCGGCTGCCGTCGTCAGGCTTGGCGTTCTGCTGCTGGGCCTGACGTTTCAAATTCTCGTAGCCAAGGCGATGCAGCCGGCGGAATACGCGGTCTTCTCCGTGGCTCTCGCGGGATCCGTCCTTTTCGTATCCGTCGCCTCTCTCGGGATTTCCCGCGCCATATCGCGGTTCATGCCCGAGCTGGTTGCGTCGGGAAACAGAAGGATCATGGCGGATGCGGCGATCCGGTATGTGCTGTACCGGTTCGCGAGCCTGGTGTCCGTTTCGGTCCTGCTGCTGGCGATCCTGGGGGCCTACCCATTGATCGAGGACGTTCTGCAGGGGCACAACAAATATGTGGTGGTTCTCTGGTTCGCGACCATCATGCTGCAGACCGATGCCGAGGCGCTTTCACAGGGCCTTATGGAGTACAACCTATGGTCTGCGGTAAGCCTTGGAGAGATGATGCTCAGGATAGGCCTGACCACCGGGCTTTTCCTGGCGGACCGCCTTGAGGCTGAAACTCTGATCCTGTGCTGGCTTGTCAGCTCGGGTATCTCGGTGATCGCCATCATTTCGCTGGTGGTCCTGCGCCGCGACTCCTATTGCCGCGCAAAGCCTTCCGTCCAGGAGGTGCATTCGAAATCCAGCCTCAACCCCGATGTGCAGCGTTCCTTCGCGCTCGGGGTTTATATATCGTCTTCCGGCTGGCTTGCGACGAGCCCGTCGGCAGTCCGTCTCGCGGGCGCCGCGGCCCTTCCCGTGGTTCCGCCCGCGGCGATCTCCTTCGTGCACGGCATCATCTCGTCGGCGCAACGGGCCCTGCCGATCCATCTGCTGGCCATAGCCATCGAGCCTGTGCTGATCACGAAGAGCAGGGTCGACGGCAAGATGGCCGAGTCGCAGAAGATTCTCGGCCTGCTGACGAAAGCGGAAACGGTTCTGGTGCTGTTCGGCATCGTCTTCATTGCGCCGATCAGCTCCGTCATTCTCGGCGTCGTGGCCAGGCACGAATTCGCCGAGTACGGCTACATCATTCCCGTCATCATGGCACAGGCTCTGGGCACCAGTTATTACAGGGTCCTGGAAATCGTCGCCGGCATCAAGCTCAAGCATCAGGTGTTTGCCCTGATCACGCCGATCAGCATTGCCTGCCTTGTGCTGGTGTTCTTCACGACGCCTCAACTGGGCCTCGTGGCGGCCCTGCTGTGGCCAAGCGTCGATGTCGTCGTCCGACTGGCGATCCTGCGGCATATGCTTGACCTTCGCGGCGCTCAGCGGGCCCTCGATTTTCGACGTCTGGTACCCTTGTATGCGGCGGCGATGGCGATCCTGCTCGTATCCTATCTGACGGCATCCAGCCTCGAGCTCGAAGGCGGCGGACGCTTCCTGTTGAGTCTCCTGAGCAGTGTCGGCTTCATCGTCCTGCTCTTCATTCTCAGGCCTGTCCGACAGGCCGAGTACCGCCTTGCCATGACGGCTTTCCCGAAGCTGGGACCCTACATGTTCAAGATGCTGCGCTACGTGACACGCTAG